A part of Saccharomyces cerevisiae S288C chromosome XIV, complete sequence genomic DNA contains:
- the HCH1 gene encoding Hch1p (Heat shock protein regulator; binds to Hsp90p and may stimulate ATPase activity; originally identified as a high-copy number suppressor of a HSP90 loss-of-function mutation; role in regulating Hsp90 inhibitor drug sensitivity; GFP-fusion protein localizes to the cytoplasm and nucleus; protein abundance increases in response to DNA replication stress), with the protein MVVLNPNNWHWVDKNTLPWSKDYLNGKLTSLSTVSSDGKSKIELTQVSSITGDSNVSQRKGKPICYFDLQLSMNVKVTNLDTNKDDEDDDGILADGKLEIPEFMHDESDIPILSQGFDAFDGLVRSEFVPKVVETLLKYQDDLIKEHSKDIQV; encoded by the coding sequence ATGGTTGTCTTGAATCCAAATAACTGGCATTGGGTGGATAAAAACACCTTACCTTGGTCTAAGGACTACTTGAACGGTAAATTAACGAGTTTGTCCACTGTTTCCTCTGATGGGAAGAGCAAAATTGAGTTAACCCAGGTGAGTAGCATCACCGGTGACTCCAACGTATCTCAAAGGAAGGGCAAGCCGATTTGCTACTTTGACTTACAGTTGTCGATGAACGTCAAAGTGACAAATTTGGATACTAATAAGGACGACGAGGATGATGACGGCATACTTGCGGACGGGAAACTAGAAATTCCAGAGTTTATGCATGACGAGTCTGATATTCCGATTTTGTCGCAAGGGTTTGATGCTTTTGATGGATTGGTTAGGTCTGAATTTGTCCCTAAAGTAGTGGAAACGCTACTAAAATACCAAGATGACTTGATTAAAGAACACTCAAAGGATATACAAGTTTGA
- the ERG24 gene encoding delta(14)-sterol reductase (C-14 sterol reductase; acts in ergosterol biosynthesis; mutants accumulate the abnormal sterol ignosterol (ergosta-8,14 dienol), and are viable under anaerobic growth conditions but inviable on rich medium under aerobic conditions), which translates to MVSALNPRTTEFEFGGLIGALGISIGLPVFTIILNQMIRPDYFIKGFFQNFDIVELWNGIKPLRYYLGNRELWTVYCLWYGILAVLDVILPGRVMKGVQLRDGSKLSYKINGIAMSTTLVLVLAIRWKLTDGQLPELQYLYENHVSLCIISILFSFFLATYCYVASFIPLIFKKNGNGKREKILALGGNSGNIIYDWFIGRELNPRLGPLDIKMFSELRPGMLLWLLINLSCLHHHYLKTGKINDALVLVNFLQGFYIFDGVLNEEGVLTMMDITTDGFGFMLAFGDLSLVPFTYSLQARYLSVSPVELGWVKVVGILAIMFLGFHIFHSANKQKSEFRQGKLENLKSIQTKRGTKLLCDGWWAKSQHINYFGDWLISLSWCLATWFQTPLTYYYSLYFATLLLHRQQRDEHKCRLKYGENWEEYERKVPYKIIPYVY; encoded by the coding sequence ATGGTATCAGCTTTGAATCCCAGAACTACAGAGTTTGAATTTGGTGGGCTGATTGGTGCCTTAGGCATCAGCATAGGGCTGCCTGTTTTCACTATCATCTTGAATCAAATGATAAGGCCCGATTATTTTATTAAGGGATTTTTCCAGAATTTCGATATAGTTGAGCTTTGGAACGGTATCAAGCCATTGCGCTACTATCTGGGCAATCGTGAATTATGGACTGTCTATTGCCTGTGGTATGGAATACTGGCAGTTTTGGACGTCATTTTACCGGGCAGAGTCATGAAGGGTGTTCAGTTAAGGGATGGTTCGAAGCTTTCGTATAAGATCAATGGAATTGCCATGTCTACAACTTTGGTCTTAGTTTTGGCTATCAGATGGAAATTGACTGATGGACAATTGCCTGAATTGCAATATCTGTATGAAAATCACGTTAGTTTATGCATAATAtctattttgttttcgttcTTTTTGGCGACGTACTGCTATGTTGCCAGCTTCATACCATTGatcttcaagaaaaatggtaaTGGCAAAAGGGAAAAGATCTTAGCACTAGGTGGAAATTCAGGAAACATCATTTACGATTGGTTTATTGGTAGAGAACTGAACCCTCGTCTCGGCCCATTAGATATCAAGATGTTTTCAGAGTTGAGACCCGGCATGTTGTTATGGTTACTGATCAATCTTTCCTGTCTGCATCACCATTACCTGAAGACTGGTAAAATCAACGATGCATTGGTCTTGGTTAATTTCTTGCAAGGATTTTACATTTTCGATGGAGTACTAAACGAGGAAGGTGTATTAACCATGATGGATATCACTACAGATGGGTTTGGTTTCATGCTAGCGTTTGGTGACTTAAGTTTAGTTCCATTCACCTACTCATTACAAGCGCGTTACTTGAGTGTTTCCCCTGTGGAATTGGGATGGGTGAAAGTTGTCGGTATATTAGCCATAATGTTTTTGGGTTTCCACATCTTCCACTCGGCAAATAAGCAAAAATCTGAGTTTAGACAAGGTAAATTAGaaaatctaaaaagtaTTCAGACAAAGCGTGGTACAAAGTTATTATGTGACGGGTGGTGGGCTAAATCACAGCATATCAATTACTTTGGCGATTGGCTGATTTCATTAAGTTGGTGTTTGGCCACCTGGTTCCAAACTCCCTTGACATATTACTACTCGTTGTACTTCGCCACGTTGTTATTACACCGTCAACAACGTGATGAGCACAAGTGCCGCCTGAAATATGGCGAAAATTGGGAAGAATACGAAAGAAAAGTTCCTTACAAGATCATTCCATATGTTTATTAA
- the PRM1 gene encoding pheromone-regulated protein PRM1 (Pheromone-regulated multispanning membrane protein; involved in membrane fusion during mating; predicted to have 5 transmembrane segments and a coiled coil domain; localizes to the shmoo tip; regulated by Ste12p), which translates to MSGFKCYLQLGDRLSQIWLNKYTLVLLLAMLKLLFFSKSIQHAIEVSETYILSNCYSIDSLYSKMTDNTPHYLGIMGNYLIEKGMEETVKATLETLSLIVYASEGLVNFAIDLYLGTYACLIVSAVDGTVDVATNITEKLISLVNDTVSSVANELDTGLNDISKIINKVIKAASKVENFFTGDDDDSNMTSSIKSVNLTISALHNLYIPSSINDKLEELSAKTPDFAQVKNTTKNLISVPFNEVRKNIKAVNASNIIGDTSVLYVPPVSLDNSTGICSSNQSEILAFYSILGHVLKIATVVCITVLICFAVGAMAPVAWNEIKLWRRLCGMRDHYMLSRQDSYTSFSSENTHELKDPFRDPPIQNGQYDVIASYQQCFQTWNTRIAGWMTNLVTFGKSPENIDPKTKQKIEWVVAYMTSERALCVLGIGLLGILVCICQFVMIALLKHKISHSLTSNDGDGVQNLLKSSTAVDIENQMSLWSVQTNKYINTTETNINQEVFGWINTTTLSVNNTVATMISDIDTTLADVFNGTLLYNPMKTVVGCAIENKLYTIEKAMTWIHDKAQLHIPRINGTQIKQALAKQTDNSTIPTASSTSAATENLLENLVNDMREGLLKILRAYHRITLGELTVALVILAVWLVQLPIALVILRLRLRKATFD; encoded by the coding sequence ATGAGCGGTTTTAAATGCTATTTGCAATTGGGTGACAGGCTCTCTCAAATATGGCTAAATAAGTATACTTTGGTTTTGCTGCTAGCAATGCTGAAGCTTCTGTTTTTCTCCAAATCCATACAACATGCGATAGAAGTCTCGGAAACGTATATTTTGTCCAATTGTTACAGTATTGATTCACTATACTCCAAGATGACAGACAACACGCCGCACTATTTAGGTATCATGGGGAATTATCTTATCGAGAAGGGTATGGAGGAGACTGTTAAAGCTACGCTAGAGACGTTATCACTTATAGTATATGCGAGCGAGGGGCTGGTAAACTTTGCCATTGACCTGTATTTGGGCACTTATGCCTGTTTGATTGTTAGTGCCGTTGATGGTACCGTGGACGTTGCTACTAACATTACAGAAAAACTGATTAGCTTAGTCAATGATACAGTTTCAAGTGTGGCTAATGAATTGGATACGGGCTTGAATGACATCTCCAAAATAATCAATAAAGTGATCAAGGCCGCATCCAAAGtagagaattttttcacaggtgatgacgatgacaGTAACATGACGTCGTCAATCAAAAGCGTCAACTTAACCATATCTGCGCTTCACAATTTATACATTCCTTCCTCAATCAACGATAAGCTTGAAGAGTTATCGGCAAAGACGCCGGACTTTGCCCAGGTTAAGAATACAACCAAGAACCTGATCTCGGTTCCCTTCAATGAAGTTCGGAAGAATATCAAGGCCGTGAATGCCAGCAATATAATCGGAGATACCTCCGTTTTGTACGTACCTCCCGTGTCCCTTGACAACAGTACTGGGATTTGCTCATCCAATCAATCAGAAATTTTGGCCTTTTATTCCATCTTGGGACATGTCCTGAAAATAGCCACCGTAGTGTGCATTACCGTATTGATATGCTTCGCTGTTGGTGCGATGGCGCCCGTTGCATGGAATGAAATCAAGCTCTGGAGGCGCCTTTGCGGAATGAGAGACCATTACATGCTGAGCAGGCAAGATTCGTATACGTCCTTTTCCAGTGAAAACACGCACGAATTGAAAGATCCATTTAGAGATCCTCCTATACAAAATGGCCAATATGATGTCATTGCAAGCTATCAGCAGTGCTTTCAAACATGGAACACAAGAATAGCAGGCTGGATGACAAATCTTGTTACCTTTGGAAAATCACCAGAGAACATTGACCCAAAGactaaacaaaaaatagaatGGGTAGTGGCTTATATGACCTCCGAAAGAGCACTGTGTGTTCTTGGAATTGGACTTTTGGGAATTTTAGTGTGCATATGCCAATTTGTCATGATAGCACTGTTAAAACACAAGATAAGCCATTCATTGACTTCTAATGATGGTGACGGCGTTCAAAATTTGCTGAAGTCTAGCACTGCCGTCGATATAGAGAACCAAATGAGCCTTTGGAGCGTTCAGActaataaatatataaatactACGGAGACCAATATCAATCAGGAAGTATTCGGGTGGATAAACACGACAACACTTTCTGTGAACAATACAGTGGCCACCATGATCTCTGATATAGACACAACTTTAGCAGATGTATTCAATGGAACACTGCTATATAACCCAATGAAAACCGTGGTCGGATGTGCCATTGAAAATAAGCTCTACACAATAGAGAAGGCAATGACGTGGATTCACGACAAGGCTCAGCTGCATATCCCGAGAATTAATGGGACACAAATCAAGCAAGCTCTGGCAAAGCAAACCGACAACAGCACTATACCCACTGCAAGCTCCACTTCTGCCGCCACAGAAAACTTACTGGAGAACCTTGTGAATGATATGAGAGAAGGacttttaaaaattctCCGAGCTTACCACCGTATAACTCTGGGAGAACTCACGGTAGCCTTGGTCATTCTTGCGGTGTGGCTCGTACAATTGCCCATAGCTCTGGTAATTCTCCGATTACGTCTTCGCAAAGCCACCTTTGACTGA
- the CAF120 gene encoding Caf120p (Part of the CCR4-NOT transcriptional regulatory complex; involved in controlling mRNA initiation, elongation, and degradation; contains a PH-like domain; CAF120 has a paralog, SKG3, that arose from the whole genome duplication) produces MRIFSGDNKVVDSLASNPGLMSPSNFGGDFGSRLKVNVTSKKKLNDSSPTSPMESSPVSPELVPILTLLNAHTHRRYHEGVFLILQDLNNNGTHAARKWKDVYGVLLGTQLALWDAKELAEFTDPSCPVSEKKLKEVASKPTYINLTDATLRTLDNSDNIVMECGKNLTNALVVSTTLKNRYFLQFGNKESFNAWNSAIRLCLYECSSLQEAYTGAFISSRGAKLGDIRILLTNRKYDYKDWVSVRFGAGMPWKRCYAVISQSSSKKKGHFGEINLYENDKKVKKNHAMATIVEAKALYAVYPSSPKLIDSSTIIKVVGSVKFEKKESAQEKDVFIMPEKHQAVPSYDTIIRFLIPAMDTFKLYGRPEKLLSSKNDPHSLLFGLPVLPHIYYLEVEDLLPLTNSVSSLHWSNNEWKEHISDILQRKIAQGYCGCNSTSNITSPLPSPFLGSADLFERADGVLSPKLSYGSKSSSNNSSKNSLPKRERVKLSSSSEQDLNNSDSPSIKRKSPPLVISESPHKVHTPTDASFRTRVTEGSPYAKQRHPKPFASSVNDSPSDRAKSRTVPYNNNDRKATTPEKFERGETSCGKNVDESLEKVRNMKLEIPESNFDKFMTDKNLLSVDSKCSNEKKLSVESDLSAIYEKYSNGPFGHTEGLNGSSDETYLRFQRASVHSESNYNSRKSFTPSDFSNGNEEEHAVLQELNSLTQRINELGMESINSNSDSDRINGSYSQVDFGNNNDEDDMNLFDPDFMAQDQLRAEERDYNKDDRTPLAKVPAAFQSTGLGITPDDDIERQYITEHRSRHEVPKRSPEKPSNPLEIGNPYAKPGTRLNTTHTHSKTDRSITPQRGQPVPSGQQISSYVQPANINSPNKMYGANNSAMGSPRNPKTRAPPGPYNQGWNNRPSPSNIYQRPHPSDTQPQAYHLPGNPYSTGNRPNMQAQYHPQQVPMPILQQPNRPYQPYAMNTHMGSPGGYAGAAPPFQPANVNYNTRPQQPWPTPNSPSAHYRPPPNLNQPQNGSAGYYRPPAPQLQNSQARPQKKDGFSQFMPSATTKNPYAQ; encoded by the coding sequence ATGCGAATTTTTTCAGGTGACAACAAGGTAGTTGATTCCCTCGCCTCTAACCCTGGATTAATGAGTCCATCGAATTTTGGCGGTGACTTCGGTTCACGACTAAAAGTAAATGTaacatcaaaaaagaaacttaaCGACTCATCACCAACTTCTCCCATGGAAAGTTCACCAGTTTCACCTGAGTTGGTGCCTATTCTAACACTGCTAAATGCACATACACATAGAAGATATCATGAAGGCGtgtttttgattttacAAGACCTTAACAACAATGGCACTCATGCAGCAAGGAAATGGAAGGACGTATATGGGGTACTGTTGGGTACTCAACTAGCCCTTTGGGACGCCAAGGAACTAGCAGAATTCACTGATCCGTCTTGTCCGGTctctgaaaagaaactgaagGAAGTTGCTTCCAAACCCACTTATATCAATTTGACAGATGCTACACTAAGAACTTTGGATAACTCCGATAATATCGTAATGGAGTGTGGAAAAAACCTCACTAATGCATTGGTGGTTTCTACTACGCTGAAAAACCGATATTTCTTACAATTCGGTAACAAAGAGTCTTTCAACGCATGGAATTCTGCTATACGATTATGTTTATACGAATGTTCTTCGTTACAAGAGGCTTACACAGGCGCATTTATTTCAAGTAGAGGCGCAAAATTAGGTGATATCAGAATTCTCCTTACGAATAGAAAATATGATTACAAGGATTGGGTCAGCGTCAGATTCGGAGCAGGTATGCCGTGGAAGCGCTGCTATGCGGTAATCTCTCAATCTAGCAGTAAGAAAAAGGGTCATTTTGGTGAAATAAATCTTTATGAAAATGACaagaaagtgaagaaaaaccaTGCAATGGCTACTATTGTAGAGGCAAAGGCGCTTTATGCTGTTTACCCGTCCTCCCCTAAACTAATAGATTCCTCTACAATCATTAAAGTCGTAGGTTCTgtgaaatttgaaaaaaaggagtCTGCTCAGGAAAAGGATGTCTTTATTATGCCCGAGAAGCATCAAGCTGTACCAAGTTATGACACTATAATAAGGTTTTTAATACCGGCTATGGATACTTTTAAACTATATGGAAGACCAGAGAAATTATTGTCAAGCAAGAACGACCCACATTCACTTTTGTTTGGTTTGCCAGTTTTGCCACATATATACTACTTGGAAGTGGAGGATTTACTTCCATTGACTAATTCTGTATCAAGCTTACACTGGTCGAATAACGAATGGAAGGAACATATCAGTGATATTTtacaaaggaaaatagCACAAGGCTACTGTGGGTGTAATTCTACTTCCAATATTACTTCTCCTCTACCTTCTCCTTTCCTTGGTTCAGCAGACTTATTTGAAAGGGCCGATGGTGTTTTATCACCGAAACTTTCTTACGGGTCTAAATCTTCTTCGAATAACAGCTCGAAGAACAGTTTGCCAAAGAGAGAGCGTGTAAAAttgtcatcttcttctgaaCAGGACCTTAATAACTCTGATAGTCCATCTATTAAACGTAAAAGTCCTCCACTAGTGATATCTGAAAGTCCACACAAAGTCCACACACCTACTGATGCATCCTTCAGAACAAGAGTGACAGAAGGTTCACCTTATGCGAAGCAAAGACATCCCAAGCCGTTTGCGTCATCTGTAAACGATTCACCATCAGACAGAGCCAAGTCGAGGACAGTTCCTTACAATAATAACGACAGGAAAGCGACCACTCCTgagaaatttgaaagaggAGAAACCTCTTGTGGTAAGAACGTGGACGAAAGTTTGGAAAAGGTCCGGAATATGAAGTTAGAAATTCCCGAGTCCAATTTTGACAAGTTCATGACAGACAAAAATCTGTTGTCTGTGGATTCTAAATGCTCTAATGAGAAGAAGCTCTCTGTGGAATCAGATTTGTCTGCAATCTACGAAAAATACTCCAATGGTCCCTTTGGTCACACTGAGGGTCTTAACGGATCTTCTGATGAAACTTACCTTCGTTTTCAACGGGCGTCAGTTCATTCAGAGAGCAACTacaattcaagaaaatccTTTACACCAAGTGACTTTTCTAATGGCAATGAGGAAGAACATGCCGTTTTACAAGAATTAAATAGTTTAACCCAAAGAATTAATGAACTAGGCATGGAAAGTATAAATTCAAACTCCGATTCGGACAGAATAAACGGGTCATATTCACAAGTGGATTTTGGTAACAATAACGACGAGGACGATATGAACCTGTTCGACCCAGATTTTATGGCACAAGACCAATTGCGTGCTGAAGAAAGAGACTACAACAAGGATGATAGAACACCCTTAGCTAAGGTCCCTGCGGCCTTTCAATCAACTGGATTGGGCATAACCCCCGATGACGATATCGAGAGACAATACATAACGGAACACAGATCACGACATGAAGTGCCAAAGCGGTCTCCCGAGAAACCCTCCAACCCGCTGGAAATAGGTAACCCATACGCGAAACCTGGCACAAGGTTGAATACCACTCACACCCACAGCAAAACTGATCGTAGCATTACCCCTCAGAGGGGCCAGCCAGTCCCATCAGGCCAGCAGATTTCCTCCTACGTGCAGCCAGCAAACATTAATAGTCCTAACAAAATGTATGGTGCAAACAACTCGGCAATGGGTTCGCCCAGGAATCCAAAGACGAGAGCGCCACCAGGTCCATACAATCAGGGATGGAATAACCGCCCCTCGCCTTCAAATATTTACCAACGTCCTCATCCCTCAGATACACAACCACAAGCATATCATCTCCCCGGAAACCCATACTCAACGGGGAACAGGCCAAACATGCAAGCGCAATATCACCCGCAGCAGGTGCCCATGCCTATCCTGCAGCAGCCCAATCGCCCGTACCAACCTTATGCGATGAATACGCACATGGGCTCTCCTGGCGGATATGCTGGGGCAGCACCACCATTTCAGCCAGCTAACGTCAACTACAATACTAGGCCTCAGCAGCCATGGCCTACACCTAACTCACCATCCGCACACTACCGTCCGCCCCCTAACCTGAACCAGCCTCAAAACGGTAGTGCTGGTTACTATCGTCCGCCGGCACCACAATTGCAAAACTCCCAAGCCCGTCCACAAAAGAAGGACGGATTCTCACAGTTCATGCCATCTGCAACTACGAAGAACCCATATGCCCAGTAA
- a CDS encoding uncharacterized protein (hypothetical protein), producing MTLAYYGQPVKMCHILPPLRSLPVLVGKKKLKKKKSQTTNNHVIFLFTLFIKLLKTHNRMSL from the coding sequence ATGACACTTGCCTATTATGGACAGCCAGTAAAGATGTGCCATATATTGCCCCCTTTACGCTCTCTGCCAGTATTAgtgggaaaaaaaaaactgaaaaaaaaaaaatcgcAGACTACTAATAATCACGtgatatttcttttcactcTCTTCATAAAGTTGCTAAAAACACACAATCGAATGAGCCTCTGA
- the MET2 gene encoding homoserine O-acetyltransferase (L-homoserine-O-acetyltransferase; catalyzes the conversion of homoserine to O-acetyl homoserine which is the first step of the methionine biosynthetic pathway), with amino-acid sequence MSHTLKSKTLQELDIEEIKETNPLLKLVQGQRIVQVPELVLESGVVINNFPIAYKTWGTLNEAGDNVLVICHALTGSADVADWWGPLLGNDLAFDPSRFFIICLNSMGSPYGSFSPLTINEETGVRYGPEFPLCTVRDDVRAHRIVLDSLGVKSIACVIGGSMGGMLSLEWAAMYGKEYVKNMVALATSARHSAWCISWSEAQRQSIYSDPNYLDGYYPVEEQPVAGLSAARMSALLTYRTRNSFENKFSRRSPSIAQQQKAQREETRKPSTVSEHSLQIHNDGYKTKASTAIAGISGQKGQSVVSTASSSDSLNSSTSMTSVSSVTGEVKDIKPAQTYFSAQSYLRYQGTKFINRFDANCYIAITRKLDTHDLARDRVDDITEVLSTIQQPSLIIGIQSDGLFTYSEQEFLAEHIPKSQLEKIESPEGHDAFLLEFKLINKLIVQFLKTNCKAITDAAPRAWGGDVGNDETKTSVFGEAEEVTNW; translated from the coding sequence ATGTCGCATACTTTAAAATCGAAAACGCTCCAAGAGCTGGACATTGAGGAGATTAAGGAAACTAACCCATTGCTCAAACTAGTTCAAGGGCAGAGGATTGTTCAAGTTCCGGAACTAGTGCTTGAGTCTGGCGTGGTCATAAATAATTTCCCTATTGCTTATAAGACGTGGGGTACACTGAATGAAGCTGGTGATAATGTTCTGGTAATTTGTCATGCCTTGACTGGGTCCGCAGATGTTGCTGACTGGTGGGGCCCTCTTCTGGGTAACGACTTAGCATTCGACCCATCAAGGTTTTTTATCATATGTTTAAACTCTATGGGCTCTCCATATGGGTCTTTTTCGCCATTAACGATAAATGAGGAGACGGGCGTTAGATATGGACCCGAATTCCCATTATGTACTGTGCGCGATGACGTTAGAGCTCACAGAATTGTTCTGGATTCTCTGGGAGTAAAGTCAATAGCCTGTGTTATTGGTGGCTCTATGGGGGGGATGCTGAGTTTGGAATGGGCTGCCATGTATGGTAAGGAATATGTGAAGAATATGGTTGCTCTGGCGACATCAGCAAGACATTCTGCCTGGTGCATATCGTGGTCTGAGGCTCAAAGACAATCGATTTACTCAGATCCCAACTACTTGGACGGGTACTATCCGGTAGAGGAGCAACCTGTGGCCGGACTATCGGCTGCACGTATGTCTGCATTGTTGACGTACAGGACAAGAAACAGTTTCGAGAACAAATTCTCCAGAAGATCTCCTTCAATAgcacaacaacaaaaagCTCAAAGGGAGGAGACACGCAAACCATCTACTGTCAGCGAACACTCCCTACAAATCCACAATGATGGGTATAAAACAAAAGCCAGCACTGCCATCGCTGGCATTTCTGGGCAAAAAGGTCAAAGCGTGGTGTCCACCGCATCTTCTTCGGATTCattgaattcttcaacatcgATGACTTCGGTAAGTTCTGTAACGGGTGAAGTGAAGGACATAAAGCCTGCGCAGACGTATTTTTCTGCACAAAGTTACTTGAGGTACCAGGGCACAAAGTTCATCAATAGGTTCGACGCCAATTGTTACATTGCCATCACACGTAAACTGGATACGCACGATTTGGCAAGAGACAGAGTAGATGACATCACTGAGGTCCTTTCTACCATCCAACAACCATCCCTGATCATCGGTATCCAATCTGATGGACTGTTCACATATTCAgaacaagaatttttggcTGAGCACATACCGAAGTCgcaattagaaaaaattgaatctCCCGAAGGCCACGATGCCTTCCTATTGGAGTTTAAGCTGATAAACAAACTGATAGtacaatttttaaaaaccAACTGCAAGGCCATTACCGATGCCGCTCCAAGAGCTTGGGGAGGTGACGTTGGTAACGATGAAACGAAGACGTCTGTCTTTGGTGAGGCCGAAGAAGTTACCAACTGGTAG